One part of the Solanum dulcamara chromosome 3, daSolDulc1.2, whole genome shotgun sequence genome encodes these proteins:
- the LOC129882132 gene encoding sm-like protein LSM7, protein MSGRKETVLDLAKFVDKGVQVKLTGGRQVVGTLKGYDQLLNLVLDEAVEHLRDADDPLKTTDQKRSLGLIVCRGTAVMLVAPTDGTDEISNPFVQPDGA, encoded by the exons ATG TCTGGCAGAAAAGAAACAGTTCTAGATTTGGCAAAATTTGTTGACAAGGGTGTGCAAGTCAAGCTTACTGGTGGGAGGCAAG TGGTAGGAACACTTAAAGGCTATGACCAGCTGCTTAATCTTGTCTTGGATGAAGCTGTGGAACACCTAAGAG ATGCTGATGATCCCCTGAAGACTACCGATCAGAAACGAAGTCTTGGCTTAATA GTCTGCAGGGGTACTGCAGTAATGCTTGTGGCTCCAACAGATGGTACAGATGAGATATCCAATCCTTTTGTCCAGCCAGACGGGGCATAG
- the LOC129882133 gene encoding uncharacterized protein LOC129882133 yields the protein MDNSSWWRNYEGVLRTFYPVFLGQVVSFVMALMSFTSSLVANLGANTPLSLSFFSYTALALVYGGIMIYRRQKLQVPWYWYALLGLADVQGNFLVNKAYQYSSITSVTILDCWTIAWVIILTCLFLGTRYSPWQFFGAAVCLGGLGLVLLSDAKASHGSDGSKPILGDIFVIIGTFFFSMSNVGEEFCVKMKDRIEVVSMIGVFGLLVTIIEIPILERKSLESVKWSAELILAFCGYAVASFMFYTFVPFLLKMSGSTLFNLSLLTSDVWAVVLRTFFYKQKVEWLYFVAFALVVTGLIIYSKTEKDPVNAPATIEEANAADQRYQLLNENEEQADHRHDEIIS from the exons ATGGATAATAGTAGCTGGTGGAGGAATTATGAAGGGGTATTAAGGACTTTTTACCCAGTGTTTTTGGGACAAGTTGTGTCTTTTGTTATGGCACTTATGAGCTTCACTTCTTCTCTAGTAGCAAATCTTG GTGCAAATACTCCACTTTCCCTGTCATTCTTCTCTTACACAGCTTTAGCTTTGGTGTATGGAGGAATCATGATTTACAGGAGGCAGAAATTACAG GTTCCTTGGTATTGGTATGCGCTTTTAGGCTTAGCTGATGTCCAAGGAAATTTTCTTG TAAATAAAGCATATCAGTACTCATCAATCACCAGCGTGACCATACTGGATTGCTGGACTATAGCTTGGGTGATAATTTTGACGTGTCTATTTTTGGGCACAAGATATTCTCCGTGGCAATTCTTTGGTGCAGCAGTCTGTTTAGGTGGTCTTGGACTTGTGCTTCTATCAGATGCTAAGGCGAGTCATGGAAGCG ATGGTTCCAaacctattcttggtgatataTTTGTCATCATAGGGACATTTTTCTTCTCAATGAGTAATGTTGGTGAG GAGTTCTGTGTGAAAATGAAAGATCGTATTGAAGTGGTTTCCATGATTGGTGTTTTCGGCTTGCTTGTTACTATAATTGAGAT ACCAATCCTGGAAAGGAAGAGTTTGGAATCAGTCAAGTGGTCTGCTGAGCTT ATATTAGCCTTCTGTGGCTATGCAGTGGCAAGCTTTATGTTCTACACCTTTGTTCCGTTTCTTCTCAAG ATGAGTGGCTCAACCTTGTTCAATCTATCTCTTCTCACATCCGATGTGTGGGCAGTTGTCCTTAGAACCTTTTTCTACAAGCAAAAG GTTGAATGGCTGTACTTTGTAGCTTTTGCACTTGTGGTTACTGGACTGATCATATACTCGAAAAC TGAGAAGGATCCTGTAAATGCACCAGCTACTATTGAAGAAGCAAATGCTGCTGATCAAAGATACCaacttcttaatgaaaatgaAGAGCAAGCTGATCATAGACATGATGAAATTATTTCATGA
- the LOC129882134 gene encoding uncharacterized protein LOC129882134 — MGSSSWWGNHEGILTTFYPLFLGQVVSFVRALMSFSSSLVANLGANTPLSLSFFSYTALALVYGGIMIYRRQKLQIPWYWYALLGLADVQGSFLVNNAFQYSSITSVTILDCWTIAWVMILTWLFLGTRYSPWQFFGAAVCLGGLGFVLLSDAKTSDGSGGSKPILGDIFVIIGTFFFSISNVGEEFCVKKKDHIEVVSMIGLFGLLVTIIEIPILERKSLESVKWSAELILAFCVYAVASFMFYTFVPFLLKMSGSTLFNLSLLTSDVWAVVIRTFFYKQKVEWLYFVAFALVVTGLIIYSKTEKDPVNAPATIEEANAADQRYQLLNESQFD; from the exons ATGGGTAGCAGCAGCTGGTGGGGGAATCATGAAGGCATATTGACAACTTTTTACCCTTTGTTTTTGGGTCAAGTTGTGTCTTTTGTTAGGGCCCTCATGagcttttcttcttctctaGTGGCAAATCTTG GTGCAAATACTCCACTTTCCCTGTCATTCTTCTCTTACACAGCTTTAGCTTTGGTGTATGGAGGAATCATGATTTACAGGAGGCAGAAATTGCAG ATTCCTTGGTATTGGTATGCCCTTTTAGGCTTAGCTGATGTCCAGGGAAGTTTTCTTG TAAATAATGCATTTCAGTACTCATCAATCACCAGTGTGACCATACTGGATTGCTGGACTATAGCTTGGGTAATGATTTTGACGTGGCTATTTTTGGGCACACGATATTCTCCATGGCAATTCTTTGGTGCAGCAGTCTGTTTAGGTGGTCTTGGATTTGTGCTTCTATCAGATGCTAAGACGAGTGATGGAAGTG GCGGTTCCAaacctattcttggtgatataTTTGTCATCATAGGGACATTTTTCTTCTCAATAAGTAATGTTGGTGAG GAGTTCTGTGTCAAAAAGAAAGATCATATTGAAGTGGTTTCCATGATTGGTCTTTTCGGCTTGCTTGTTACTATAATTGAGAT ACCAATCTTGGAAAGGAAGAGTCTGGAATCAGTCAAGTGGTCTGCAGAACTT ATATTAGCCTTCTGTGTCTATGCAGTGGCAAGCTTTATGTTCTACACCTTTGTTCCGTTTCTTCTCAAG ATGAGTGGCTCAACCTTGTTCAATCTATCTCTTCTCACATCCGATGTGTGGGCAGTTGTCATTAGGACCTTTTTCTACAAGCAAAAG GTTGAATGGCTGTACTTTGTAGCTTTTGCACTTGTGGTTACTGGACTGATCATATACTCGAAAAC TGAGAAGGATCCTGTAAATGCACCAGCTACTATTGAAGAAGCAAATGCTGCTGATCAAAGATACCAACTTCTTAACGAGAGTCAATTTGACTAA